The Streptomyces aurantiacus genome includes a region encoding these proteins:
- a CDS encoding inositol monophosphatase family protein: protein MRSPVTATADDELKAELLEIALDAARRAGAFLRDGRPDDLGVAATKSSAVDVVTEMDIASEKMITGLLADRRPDDGVLGEEGADIEGTSGVQWVIDPIDGTVNYLYGLPSWAVSIAARKDGETLVGVVHAPMRAETCRAVLGEGAFLNDRPARVRPAPDFGLALVGTGFGYLADRRARQAEVVGHLIPQVRDIRRGGSAAIDLCDVATGRLDAYYERGLNPWDYAAGDLIAREAGALTGGRPGQPCSTDLTIAAPPGLFEPLQSRLEELGAWHD, encoded by the coding sequence ATGAGGAGCCCCGTGACCGCCACAGCGGACGACGAGCTGAAGGCCGAGCTCCTGGAGATCGCGCTCGACGCGGCCCGTCGGGCCGGCGCCTTCCTGCGGGACGGCCGCCCCGACGACCTGGGTGTGGCGGCGACCAAGTCCAGTGCCGTCGACGTCGTCACCGAGATGGACATCGCCTCCGAGAAGATGATCACCGGTCTGCTGGCCGACCGCAGGCCCGACGACGGTGTCCTCGGCGAGGAGGGCGCCGACATCGAGGGCACCAGCGGTGTCCAGTGGGTGATCGACCCGATCGACGGGACCGTGAACTATTTGTACGGACTGCCCAGCTGGGCGGTGTCCATCGCGGCCCGCAAGGACGGTGAGACGCTCGTCGGGGTCGTGCACGCCCCGATGCGCGCGGAGACCTGCCGGGCCGTCCTGGGCGAGGGAGCCTTCCTGAACGACCGTCCCGCGCGCGTGCGGCCCGCTCCCGACTTCGGGCTGGCGCTCGTCGGCACCGGCTTCGGCTATCTCGCGGACCGCAGGGCCCGCCAGGCGGAGGTCGTCGGACACCTGATCCCACAGGTCCGGGACATCCGCCGGGGCGGCTCGGCCGCGATCGACCTGTGCGACGTGGCGACGGGCCGTCTGGACGCCTACTACGAGCGCGGGCTGAACCCCTGGGACTACGCCGCCGGCGACCTGATCGCCCGGGAGGCGGGCGCGCTGACCGGCGGGCGTCCAGGACAGCCCTGCTCGACGGACCTGACGATCGCGGCCCCGCCCGGCCTCTTCGAGCCGCTCCAGTCCCGCCTCGAGGAACTGGGCGCCTGGCACGACTGA
- a CDS encoding ferrochelatase, with the protein MRDALDATPYDALLLLSFGGPEGPDDVVPFLENVTRGRGIPKERLKEVGQHYFLFGGVSPINDQNRALLDALRKDFADHGLDLPVYWGNRNWGPYLTDTLREMASDGRRRVLLLATSAYASYSGCRQYREDLAGALATLEGEGLELPRIDKLRHYFNHPGFLEPMVEGVLKSLAELPEDVRAGAHLAFTTHSIPDASADTSGPVEAHGDGGAYVKQHLDVARLVADAVRERTGTDHPWQLVYQSRSGAPHIPWLEPDICDHLEDLHGAGVPAVVMAPIGFVSDHMEVLYDLDTEARAKAEELGLPVRRSATVGADPRFAAAIRDLVLERAATESGRDVTPCALGALGPSHNLCPVGCCPARAPKPAAAGADSPYA; encoded by the coding sequence ATGCGAGACGCGCTCGATGCCACCCCCTACGACGCCCTGCTCCTGCTCTCGTTCGGCGGCCCCGAGGGCCCCGACGACGTGGTCCCGTTCCTGGAGAACGTGACGCGGGGTCGGGGCATCCCCAAGGAACGCCTCAAGGAAGTCGGACAGCATTACTTCCTGTTCGGCGGGGTCAGCCCGATCAACGACCAGAACCGCGCCCTGCTGGACGCCCTCCGCAAGGACTTCGCGGACCACGGCCTGGATCTTCCCGTCTACTGGGGCAACCGGAACTGGGGCCCGTACCTCACCGACACCCTGCGCGAGATGGCCTCCGACGGCCGCCGTCGCGTCCTGCTCCTCGCCACGAGCGCGTACGCCTCGTACTCGGGCTGCCGGCAGTACCGCGAGGACCTCGCCGGGGCCCTGGCGACCCTGGAGGGCGAGGGTCTGGAGCTGCCGCGCATCGACAAGCTCCGGCACTACTTCAACCACCCGGGCTTCCTGGAACCGATGGTCGAGGGCGTCCTGAAGTCCCTCGCCGAGCTCCCCGAGGACGTCCGAGCGGGCGCGCACCTCGCCTTCACGACGCACTCGATCCCGGACGCCTCGGCGGACACCTCCGGACCCGTCGAGGCACACGGCGACGGCGGGGCGTACGTGAAGCAGCACCTGGACGTCGCCCGGCTCGTCGCCGACGCGGTGCGCGAGCGGACCGGGACCGACCATCCCTGGCAGCTCGTCTACCAGTCGCGTTCGGGAGCCCCGCACATCCCGTGGCTGGAGCCGGACATCTGCGACCACCTGGAGGACCTGCACGGCGCCGGCGTCCCGGCCGTCGTCATGGCGCCCATCGGGTTCGTCTCGGACCACATGGAGGTCCTCTACGACCTCGACACGGAGGCCAGGGCCAAGGCCGAGGAGCTGGGACTGCCGGTGCGCCGGTCGGCCACCGTGGGCGCCGACCCGCGGTTCGCCGCCGCGATCCGCGACCTCGTCCTGGAGCGGGCCGCCACCGAGAGCGGCAGGGACGTGACGCCCTGCGCCCTCGGCGCCCTGGGCCCCAGCCACAACCTCTGCCCGGTGGGCTGCTGCCCCGCCCGCGCACCCAAGCCCGCCGCCGCGGGCGCCGACAGCCCGTACGCGTGA
- a CDS encoding MFS transporter produces MPSPYRALFAAPGSKGFTTAGLLGRMPLSMMGIGVVTMISQVTGRYGLAGALSATMALSAAVLGPQVSRLVDRYGQRRVLRPATMCALAASAGLLLTVRFEGPDWVLFVCSAGIGCVPSVGAMTRARWALLYRGRPELHTAYAFESVVDEICFIFGPIISIGLSTVWFPEAGPLLAACFLAAGVFWLTSQRATEPPPHPREHHKGGSALRSAGLQVLVATFVATGAIFGAVDVVTVAFADEEGHKGAASVVLAVYAAGSCAAGAVFGLLRFAGAPARRWVLGICAMAVSMIPLLLVGNLPFLAVALFVAGLSIAPTMITTMALVELHVPRAKLTEGMTWVSTGLAVGVALGSSLSGWVIDTAGARAGYGVPVAAGAVAVAVGFLGYRRLSRPVPQRGGTHEEHSEREERHLA; encoded by the coding sequence GTGCCAAGCCCGTACCGCGCCCTGTTCGCAGCTCCAGGCTCGAAGGGCTTCACCACCGCGGGCCTCCTCGGCCGGATGCCGCTGTCGATGATGGGCATCGGCGTGGTCACGATGATCTCCCAGGTCACGGGGCGGTACGGGCTCGCGGGCGCTCTCTCGGCGACGATGGCGCTGTCCGCGGCGGTGCTCGGTCCGCAGGTGTCCCGGCTGGTCGACCGGTACGGGCAACGGCGGGTGCTGCGGCCCGCCACGATGTGCGCGCTCGCCGCGTCCGCCGGACTTCTGCTGACGGTCCGCTTCGAGGGACCGGACTGGGTGCTGTTCGTCTGCTCGGCGGGCATCGGCTGCGTACCGAGCGTCGGGGCGATGACCAGGGCTCGCTGGGCGCTGCTCTACCGGGGCAGGCCCGAGCTCCACACCGCGTACGCCTTCGAGTCCGTCGTCGACGAGATCTGCTTCATCTTCGGGCCGATCATCTCCATCGGCCTGTCCACCGTGTGGTTCCCGGAGGCCGGGCCGCTGCTCGCGGCCTGTTTCCTGGCGGCCGGCGTCTTCTGGCTGACGTCCCAGCGCGCCACCGAGCCCCCGCCGCATCCGCGTGAGCACCACAAGGGAGGCTCGGCCCTGCGCTCGGCCGGACTGCAGGTACTGGTGGCCACCTTCGTGGCGACCGGCGCGATCTTCGGCGCGGTCGACGTGGTCACCGTGGCCTTCGCCGACGAGGAAGGGCACAAGGGAGCCGCGAGCGTCGTCCTCGCCGTGTACGCGGCGGGGTCCTGCGCGGCGGGGGCGGTCTTCGGGCTGCTGCGCTTCGCCGGGGCGCCCGCCCGCAGGTGGGTGCTGGGCATATGCGCCATGGCCGTGAGTATGATCCCCCTCCTACTGGTCGGAAACTTGCCGTTCCTGGCCGTGGCGCTGTTCGTTGCGGGCCTGTCCATCGCGCCGACGATGATCACGACGATGGCCCTCGTCGAACTGCACGTACCACGCGCGAAACTGACCGAGGGCATGACATGGGTGAGCACCGGGCTCGCGGTCGGGGTCGCGCTCGGTTCCTCCCTGTCCGGCTGGGTGATCGACACGGCCGGGGCGCGGGCCGGGTACGGGGTTCCGGTCGCGGCCGGGGCCGTCGCGGTCGCGGTGGGTTTCCTGGGGTATCGCCGGCTGAGCAGGCCGGTTCCGCAGCGGGGAGGGACCCATGAGGAGCACAGTGAGCGGGAAGAGCGGCACCTGGCGTAA
- a CDS encoding D-arabinono-1,4-lactone oxidase — MRSTVSGKSGTWRNWAGNVTARPAREVTPASVEELSAAVREAAEDGLRVKAVGAGHSFTAAAATDGVLIRPQLLTGIRRIDREAGTVTVEAGTPLKRLNLALAREGLSLTNMGDIMEQTVSGATSTGTHGTGRDSASIAAQIKGLELVTADGSVLTCSEKENAEVFAAARVGMGALGVITAITFSVEPLFLLTAREEPMSFDEVTRSFDELFTENEHFEFYWFPHTGNCSTKRNNRSAGPENPIGTVRGLFEDEFLSNGVFHAANYVGRAVPATIPSIARISSRALSARTYTDIPYKVFTSPRRVKFTEMEYAVPRAALVETLRELKAMVDRSPLRISFPVEVRTAPADDITLSTASGRESAYIAVHMFRGTPYQAYFSAAERIFTAHEGRPHWGKVHTRDAEYFAGVYPRFGEFTELRDRLDPERRFGNDYLRRILGE; from the coding sequence ATGAGGAGCACAGTGAGCGGGAAGAGCGGCACCTGGCGTAACTGGGCGGGGAACGTCACCGCCCGGCCTGCGCGGGAGGTCACTCCGGCTTCCGTGGAGGAACTCTCCGCCGCCGTGCGCGAGGCCGCGGAGGACGGGCTCAGGGTCAAGGCCGTGGGCGCCGGCCACTCCTTCACCGCGGCCGCGGCGACCGACGGCGTACTGATCCGTCCTCAACTGCTGACCGGCATCCGCCGGATCGACCGCGAAGCGGGCACCGTCACGGTGGAGGCCGGCACGCCCCTCAAGCGCCTCAACCTGGCCCTGGCCCGAGAGGGACTGTCGCTCACGAACATGGGCGACATCATGGAGCAGACGGTGTCCGGCGCGACCAGCACGGGCACGCACGGCACCGGCCGCGACTCCGCCTCGATCGCCGCCCAGATCAAGGGCCTTGAACTGGTGACCGCCGACGGCTCGGTCCTCACCTGCTCAGAGAAGGAGAACGCCGAGGTCTTCGCGGCCGCCCGGGTCGGAATGGGGGCCCTGGGCGTCATCACCGCGATCACCTTCTCCGTGGAGCCCCTCTTCCTGCTCACCGCCCGTGAGGAGCCGATGAGTTTCGACGAGGTGACGCGTTCCTTCGACGAACTGTTCACGGAGAACGAGCACTTCGAGTTCTACTGGTTCCCGCACACCGGCAACTGCAGCACCAAGCGCAACAACCGCAGCGCAGGCCCGGAGAACCCGATCGGCACCGTCCGCGGTCTCTTCGAGGACGAGTTCCTCTCCAACGGCGTCTTCCACGCGGCCAACTACGTGGGCCGGGCCGTGCCCGCCACGATCCCCTCGATCGCGAGGATCTCCAGCCGCGCGCTCTCCGCACGCACCTACACCGACATTCCCTACAAGGTCTTCACTTCCCCACGCCGGGTGAAGTTCACGGAGATGGAATACGCCGTTCCGCGCGCCGCCCTCGTCGAGACGCTGCGTGAACTGAAGGCCATGGTCGACCGTTCGCCGCTGCGCATCAGCTTCCCGGTGGAGGTGCGCACGGCCCCCGCGGACGACATCACGCTCTCCACCGCGTCCGGCCGGGAGAGCGCGTACATCGCGGTCCACATGTTCCGGGGCACGCCGTACCAGGCGTACTTCAGCGCCGCCGAGCGCATCTTCACCGCGCACGAGGGGCGGCCGCACTGGGGCAAGGTGCACACCCGCGACGCGGAGTACTTCGCCGGCGTCTATCCGCGGTTCGGCGAGTTCACCGAGCTGCGGGACCGGCTCGACCCGGAACGGCGGTTCGGGAACGACTACTTGCGCCGGATCCTGGGCGAGTAG
- the sepH gene encoding septation protein SepH has protein sequence MPELRVVAVSNDGTRLVLKAADSTEYTLPIDERLRAAVRGDRPRLGQIEIEVESHLRPRDIQARIRAGASAEEVAQLAGIPVDRVRRFEGPVLAERAFMAERARKTPVRRPGETTGPQLGEAVQERLLMRGADKETVQWDSWRRDDGTWEVLLVYRVASEPHSASWTYDPPRRLVQAVDDEARSLIGESEDLAAAEPSFPFVPRIARLPRDRPLDRALDRQIERPSLPSPSPEPDLDESTGERERDSLTSLLEAVPSFRGDMVVPERPSTAPAASTTSTTERPETEEPLDPEPEVEEPPAPAASAGSAYADVLMPRSVASHRERLVGATDRQAEADGVRPGRRAAVPSWDEIVFGTRRKKQD, from the coding sequence ATGCCCGAACTGCGTGTCGTGGCCGTCTCCAACGACGGCACACGGCTGGTGCTGAAGGCTGCGGACAGCACGGAGTACACGCTTCCGATTGACGAGCGTCTACGCGCCGCCGTACGCGGCGACCGTCCCCGCCTCGGCCAGATCGAGATCGAGGTGGAGAGCCATCTCCGCCCCCGAGACATCCAGGCGCGTATACGTGCCGGAGCATCCGCCGAAGAGGTGGCCCAGCTCGCCGGCATCCCCGTCGACCGTGTGCGCCGCTTCGAGGGACCCGTACTCGCCGAGCGTGCCTTCATGGCCGAGCGGGCCCGTAAGACCCCGGTCCGCCGCCCCGGAGAAACGACCGGTCCCCAGCTCGGTGAGGCGGTGCAGGAACGTCTCCTGATGCGCGGCGCCGACAAGGAGACCGTCCAGTGGGACTCCTGGCGCCGGGACGACGGCACCTGGGAAGTCCTGCTGGTCTACCGGGTGGCGAGCGAACCGCACTCGGCGAGCTGGACGTACGACCCGCCCCGGCGGCTCGTCCAGGCCGTCGACGACGAGGCGCGCTCGCTGATCGGTGAGTCCGAGGACCTCGCCGCTGCCGAGCCGAGCTTCCCGTTCGTTCCGCGCATCGCCCGCCTGCCGCGCGACCGCCCGCTGGACCGTGCCCTGGACCGGCAGATCGAGCGACCGAGCCTGCCCTCGCCGTCGCCCGAGCCCGACCTGGACGAGAGCACCGGCGAGCGCGAGCGCGACTCGCTCACCAGTCTCCTGGAGGCGGTTCCCAGCTTCCGCGGCGACATGGTGGTGCCCGAGCGTCCCTCGACCGCTCCCGCCGCCTCGACCACCTCCACCACGGAGCGTCCCGAGACGGAGGAACCGCTCGACCCCGAGCCCGAGGTGGAGGAGCCCCCGGCTCCCGCCGCCTCGGCCGGTTCCGCCTACGCCGACGTGCTCATGCCGCGTTCGGTGGCCAGCCATCGCGAACGTCTGGTCGGTGCCACCGACCGGCAGGCGGAGGCGGACGGGGTCCGTCCCGGACGCAGAGCGGCCGTGCCGAGCTGGGACGAGATCGTCTTCGGGACACGCCGGAAGAAGCAGGACTGA
- a CDS encoding sulfurtransferase: MNDIISASRLAGDLAGPNPPVVLDVRWQLGGPNLRHAYEEAHIPGAVYVDLDTELAAPAGAAGRHPLPDPKVFGEAMRAAGVSEDRDVVVYDGGLGWAAARAWWLLRWTGHPSVRVLDGGLAAWSGPVEGGHPAPAAGTFVPAPGALPLLDADGAAALARSGVLLDARAAERYRGDVEPIDRVGGHIPGAVSAPTTGNVAESGCFLPAGELADRFRSLGADGTCEVGVYCGSGVSGAHEVLALAVAGIPAALYAGSWSEWSQDEARPVATGPDPQ; encoded by the coding sequence ATGAACGACATCATCTCCGCATCCCGGCTCGCCGGTGACCTGGCGGGCCCCAACCCCCCGGTCGTGCTGGACGTCCGCTGGCAGCTCGGCGGCCCGAACCTGCGCCACGCCTACGAGGAGGCACACATTCCGGGGGCGGTCTACGTGGACCTGGACACCGAACTGGCGGCTCCCGCCGGCGCGGCGGGCCGGCATCCGCTGCCCGATCCGAAGGTCTTCGGAGAGGCCATGCGCGCGGCCGGGGTGTCCGAGGACCGTGATGTCGTGGTGTACGACGGTGGCCTCGGCTGGGCCGCCGCGCGGGCCTGGTGGCTGTTGCGCTGGACGGGGCATCCGTCGGTGCGCGTCCTTGACGGCGGCCTCGCCGCCTGGAGCGGTCCGGTCGAGGGCGGCCACCCGGCCCCGGCCGCCGGCACCTTCGTACCGGCTCCCGGAGCGCTGCCCCTGCTGGACGCCGACGGCGCCGCGGCGCTGGCCCGCAGCGGTGTCCTCCTCGACGCCCGGGCTGCCGAGCGCTACCGCGGCGACGTCGAGCCGATCGACCGTGTCGGCGGACACATCCCCGGCGCGGTCTCGGCGCCGACCACCGGGAATGTGGCCGAATCCGGCTGCTTCCTCCCGGCGGGCGAACTCGCCGACCGCTTCAGGTCCCTGGGCGCCGACGGCACTTGCGAGGTGGGTGTCTACTGCGGTTCGGGTGTCTCCGGCGCGCACGAGGTGCTCGCTCTGGCGGTCGCGGGCATCCCGGCCGCGCTGTACGCGGGCTCCTGGTCGGAGTGGTCCCAGGACGAAGCGCGCCCGGTGGCGACGGGGCCCGACCCGCAGTAG
- a CDS encoding VOC family protein: MTEARGSAGLNGTAYPPGTPCWVSLMVHGMTATQEFYGELFGWEFQPGPQQLGAYVRAQLDGQEVAGIGQLPPDRHLPVAWTPYLASDDVDLTAETVRHCGGTVGVGPLVADDAGRLAIASDPSGAVFGVWQAAAHLGTGITGVPGTPTWNELITRDSAGVAKFYETVFGFEEEPVVSADYDYITLHVKGRPVAGIHGVGNALPRDRGAHWMTYFEVTDVDSAVVQVLDLGGHVLRPAHEASHGRVATVADPEGAVFSVVRTRH, from the coding sequence ATGACCGAGGCACGGGGGTCGGCCGGCCTGAACGGCACTGCGTACCCGCCCGGCACACCCTGCTGGGTGAGTCTGATGGTGCACGGGATGACCGCGACCCAGGAGTTCTACGGGGAACTGTTCGGCTGGGAGTTCCAGCCCGGTCCACAGCAGCTGGGCGCCTACGTGCGGGCGCAGCTGGACGGGCAGGAGGTGGCGGGTATCGGCCAGCTTCCGCCGGACCGTCATCTGCCCGTCGCGTGGACGCCCTACCTCGCCTCGGACGACGTGGACCTGACGGCGGAGACGGTCCGGCACTGCGGTGGCACGGTCGGCGTCGGTCCGCTGGTCGCCGACGACGCCGGTCGTCTGGCCATCGCCTCCGACCCCTCCGGGGCCGTGTTCGGCGTCTGGCAGGCGGCCGCCCACCTCGGTACGGGGATCACCGGCGTGCCCGGGACGCCCACGTGGAACGAGCTCATCACCCGTGACTCCGCCGGCGTCGCCAAGTTCTACGAGACGGTCTTCGGCTTCGAGGAGGAGCCCGTCGTCTCCGCCGACTACGACTACATCACCCTCCACGTCAAGGGCCGCCCGGTGGCCGGAATCCACGGCGTCGGCAACGCTCTTCCCCGCGACCGCGGGGCCCACTGGATGACGTACTTCGAGGTCACCGACGTGGACTCGGCCGTGGTCCAGGTCCTCGACCTGGGCGGTCATGTGCTCCGGCCGGCCCACGAGGCCTCGCACGGTCGCGTCGCGACGGTGGCGGACCCCGAGGGCGCGGTGTTCTCCGTGGTACGCACGCGCCACTGA
- a CDS encoding thymidine kinase produces the protein MSELVFFSGTMDCGKSTLALQIEHNRSARGLQGMIFTRDDRAGEGKLSSRLGLVTDAVEVEDDQDVYAYLVDHLSQGGRADYVIADEAQFLAPEQIDQLARVVDDLDIDVFAFGITTDFRSKLFPGSQRLVELADRVEVLQVEALCWCGARATHNARTIGGRMVVEGAQVVVGDVNQPEDIGYEVLCRRHHRRRMTAASARAGALSPDVLPVDAVARR, from the coding sequence ATGTCCGAGCTGGTGTTCTTCTCCGGAACCATGGACTGCGGGAAGTCGACGCTGGCTCTGCAGATCGAGCACAACCGCTCGGCGCGCGGTCTGCAGGGCATGATCTTCACGCGGGACGACCGGGCGGGCGAGGGCAAGCTGTCGTCCCGCCTCGGCCTGGTCACGGACGCGGTGGAGGTCGAGGACGACCAGGACGTGTACGCGTATCTCGTCGACCACCTCTCGCAGGGCGGCCGTGCGGACTACGTCATCGCCGACGAGGCACAGTTCCTCGCCCCCGAACAGATCGACCAGCTCGCCCGCGTGGTGGACGACCTGGACATCGACGTCTTCGCCTTCGGCATCACCACCGACTTCCGCTCCAAGCTCTTCCCGGGCTCCCAGCGCCTCGTCGAACTTGCCGACCGGGTCGAGGTCCTCCAGGTCGAGGCGCTCTGCTGGTGCGGCGCCCGCGCCACCCACAACGCCCGCACCATAGGCGGTCGGATGGTCGTCGAGGGCGCCCAGGTCGTCGTCGGAGACGTCAACCAGCCGGAGGACATCGGCTACGAGGTGCTGTGCCGCCGGCACCACCGCCGCCGGATGACCGCGGCCAGTGCCCGGGCGGGCGCACTGTCCCCGGACGTGCTCCCGGTGGACGCGGTGGCGCGGCGCTGA
- a CDS encoding alkaline phosphatase family protein, with amino-acid sequence MAQPVWDHPEPLTIGSAPVPEYGTGSLADLLPTLAAGMDVPDMTASLAELSPADRNCVFLIDGLGWEQLKAHPDEAPFMSSLLGSSRGGTGRPITAGYPATTATSLASVGTGLPPGAHGLPGYTARNPETGELMNQLRWNPWTQPRKWQPYPTVFQLADAAGVHTAQVTAPHFQNTPLTKVALSGGTFHGRLTGEDRMDLAAEQLAAGDRSLVYTYYAEVDGKGHGFGVDSDPWRGQLMYVDRLVQRLAEQLPPRTALYVTADHGMIDIPFGEQHRIDFDEDWELRAGVALLGGEGRARHVYAVPGAESDVLTCWREVLGEQFWVASRDEAIAAGWFGPRIDERVYARIGDVVAAARDDVLIVASEREPKESVMVGNHGSMTPAEQHVPLLEVRS; translated from the coding sequence ATGGCCCAGCCCGTCTGGGACCACCCGGAACCACTCACCATCGGCTCCGCGCCCGTCCCCGAGTACGGGACCGGTTCGCTCGCGGACCTGCTGCCCACGCTGGCCGCGGGCATGGATGTACCGGACATGACCGCCTCACTCGCGGAGCTGAGCCCGGCCGACCGGAACTGCGTCTTTCTGATCGACGGCCTCGGCTGGGAGCAGCTGAAGGCGCACCCGGACGAGGCCCCCTTCATGAGTTCCCTGCTGGGCAGCTCGCGTGGCGGCACCGGCCGGCCGATCACGGCGGGCTATCCCGCGACCACCGCGACCTCGCTGGCCTCGGTCGGCACCGGGCTGCCGCCGGGCGCCCACGGACTGCCCGGCTACACCGCCCGCAACCCGGAGACCGGCGAGCTGATGAACCAGCTCCGCTGGAATCCGTGGACGCAGCCCCGCAAGTGGCAGCCCTACCCCACGGTCTTCCAGCTGGCGGACGCGGCGGGCGTGCACACGGCCCAGGTGACGGCCCCGCACTTCCAGAACACCCCGCTGACCAAGGTCGCCCTCAGTGGCGGGACGTTCCACGGACGGCTGACCGGCGAGGACCGTATGGACCTGGCCGCCGAGCAACTGGCCGCCGGGGACCGCTCGTTGGTCTACACGTACTACGCGGAGGTGGACGGCAAGGGCCATGGCTTCGGCGTCGACTCCGACCCCTGGCGCGGACAGCTCATGTACGTGGACCGTCTGGTCCAGCGCCTGGCCGAGCAACTGCCGCCGCGTACGGCCCTGTACGTCACGGCCGACCACGGCATGATCGACATCCCCTTCGGTGAGCAGCACCGCATCGACTTCGACGAGGACTGGGAGCTGCGCGCGGGAGTCGCCCTCCTCGGCGGCGAGGGCCGGGCCCGGCACGTCTACGCGGTCCCGGGCGCCGAGTCGGACGTCCTGACCTGCTGGCGCGAGGTGCTCGGCGAGCAGTTCTGGGTGGCGTCCCGCGACGAGGCGATCGCGGCGGGATGGTTCGGACCGCGGATCGACGAGCGGGTGTACGCGCGGATCGGCGACGTGGTCGCGGCCGCCCGTGACGACGTGCTGATCGTCGCGTCCGAGCGGGAGCCGAAGGAGTCGGTGATGGTCGGCAACCACGGCTCGATGACTCCGGCGGAACAACACGTCCCGCTCCTCGAAGTACGTTCCTGA
- a CDS encoding DUF5998 family protein — translation MAKTSTTTQGLRAAIERSGYYPALVAEAVEAAVGGEPIRSYLVHQETTFDANEVRRHVTVLVLTGNRFIVSHTDEQAADTTSPTPYATTSTESVKLGRISSVVLSRVVANPEKYVVGTLPREVVLTIGWGAVARIDLEPAACGDANCEADHGYTGSSTADDLSLRVSEAGDGPDAVRQTLAFAQSLSEATADVTR, via the coding sequence ATGGCCAAGACCAGTACGACGACCCAGGGGCTGCGAGCGGCGATCGAGCGCAGCGGCTACTACCCGGCCCTCGTGGCCGAGGCGGTGGAGGCCGCTGTGGGCGGCGAGCCCATCCGGTCGTATCTGGTGCACCAGGAGACGACGTTCGACGCCAACGAGGTGCGCCGGCACGTGACGGTGCTCGTCCTCACGGGCAACCGTTTCATCGTGAGCCACACGGACGAGCAGGCGGCGGACACCACGTCGCCGACGCCGTACGCGACGACGTCCACCGAGTCCGTGAAACTCGGGCGGATCTCGTCGGTCGTGCTCAGCCGGGTCGTGGCGAACCCCGAGAAGTACGTCGTGGGGACGCTGCCGCGCGAGGTCGTCCTGACCATCGGCTGGGGCGCGGTCGCCCGTATCGACCTGGAGCCCGCGGCCTGCGGCGACGCCAACTGCGAGGCGGACCACGGCTACACCGGCAGCTCGACGGCGGACGACCTCAGCCTGCGGGTCAGCGAGGCCGGTGACGGCCCGGACGCCGTGCGCCAGACGCTCGCCTTCGCGCAGTCGCTCTCCGAGGCGACCGCGGACGTCACCCGCTGA